TGCGCGGGAGGCGTTTTCGGCACATGGGTATCACAATGCGTCGATGGATGACATTGCTGCTCGGGCGGGGGTGTCTAAGCCGGTGTTGTATCAGCATTTTCCGGGCAAGTTGGATTTGTATTTGGAGTTGTTGGATGAGGCTGCTGAGCATGTGCGGGTGATTTTGGGTCAGGTTTTGGCGCAGGCGGGGCGGGCTGATGAGGTGGTGCGGGCGATGGTGGAGGCGTATTTCGGTTTTGTGACTGAGCCTGCTGGTGGTTTTCGGTTGGTGTATGAGTCCGAGACGTTGAGTGAGGCTGAGGCGACGCGGAGGGTGCAGGAGTTGCAGGGGTGGTGTGTTGATGCGATTGCTGAGCGGGTGCGTTCTTTTC
This region of Dermatophilus congolensis genomic DNA includes:
- a CDS encoding TetR/AcrR family transcriptional regulator, yielding MVQVSVDLHRRLSKSERRDHLLLHAREAFSAHGYHNASMDDIAARAGVSKPVLYQHFPGKLDLYLELLDEAAEHVRVILGQVLAQAGRADEVVRAMVEAYFGFVTEPAGGFRLVYESETLSEAEATRRVQELQGWCVDAIAERVRSFRDLSLAESNAVATSLVGLAQFSARAWFRDGTLSRSDAVDAFTRMAWGGLAGFVGDVD